Proteins from a single region of Acidovorax sp. NCPPB 3576:
- a CDS encoding Hsp70 family protein, with translation MTFSEETTLGIDFGTSNSAMALRRGRGPVQLLSLEGAATTLPTALFFNAEDHRTHIGRDAVAHYLAGTEGRLMRSLKSLLGSALLQDKTAVHQNMVSYQDIIALFLRTLAGQARQVLGAMPSRVVMGRPVHFVDGDKVRDAQAEDALRQAALDAGFNNVSFQLEPIAAALDHEQRISQESLVLVVDIGGGTSDFTVVRLGPERALQADRSSDVLATSGVHIGGTDFDQRLSRAQVMPLLGLRHIGPSGREVPSRVFFDLSTWHLIQWLYSAKALREAQGLRADYADPRLHDRLMEVLNERWGHRLANEVEQAKIFVSQNSARQPIVLDWLESGLQSFISPDVLEAQLEGPLGQIVNCARECLLKAGLDASGIDAIYLTGGSSALRPLRTALKSAFPQVPQIEGDLFGGVASGLAYTVN, from the coding sequence ATGACATTTTCAGAAGAAACCACCCTTGGCATTGATTTCGGAACCTCAAACTCGGCGATGGCATTACGCCGAGGCCGTGGCCCGGTGCAATTGCTTTCCTTGGAGGGGGCCGCCACCACTTTGCCGACAGCTTTGTTTTTCAATGCGGAAGACCATCGGACACACATCGGACGCGATGCTGTAGCGCATTACCTTGCAGGTACAGAGGGGCGATTGATGCGGTCGCTGAAAAGCCTTTTGGGCAGTGCGTTACTTCAGGACAAGACCGCAGTGCACCAGAACATGGTGAGTTATCAAGACATCATTGCGCTGTTCTTGCGCACGCTGGCGGGGCAGGCCAGGCAGGTGCTGGGCGCAATGCCCAGCCGCGTGGTCATGGGTCGGCCGGTGCACTTTGTTGACGGTGATAAGGTGCGTGATGCACAAGCAGAAGATGCCCTGCGTCAGGCCGCTTTGGATGCGGGATTCAACAACGTGTCGTTCCAGTTGGAGCCCATCGCGGCAGCGCTGGACCATGAGCAAAGAATTTCGCAGGAATCGTTGGTGTTGGTGGTAGACATCGGAGGAGGCACTTCGGATTTCACAGTGGTACGCCTCGGGCCTGAGCGTGCGCTGCAGGCAGACCGCAGTTCCGATGTGCTGGCGACTTCCGGCGTTCACATCGGTGGAACTGACTTCGACCAACGATTGAGTCGTGCCCAAGTGATGCCTCTCCTCGGCTTGCGCCATATCGGGCCCAGTGGTCGCGAAGTTCCCAGTCGCGTATTCTTCGATTTGTCGACTTGGCACCTGATCCAGTGGCTATACAGCGCCAAAGCACTGCGGGAAGCACAAGGGCTTCGGGCCGACTATGCAGACCCTCGTTTGCACGACCGCTTGATGGAGGTGCTCAACGAACGTTGGGGACACCGCTTGGCCAATGAGGTGGAGCAGGCCAAGATCTTTGTTTCCCAAAATAGCGCTAGGCAGCCCATCGTACTGGATTGGCTCGAATCCGGCCTGCAATCTTTCATATCGCCCGATGTTTTGGAGGCTCAACTTGAAGGGCCCTTGGGGCAGATCGTGAATTGCGCTCGAGAGTGCTTGCTCAAGGCTGGGCTGGACGCCAGTGGCATCGATGCCATTTATCTCACCGGAGGTTCCTCTGCATTGCGCCCGCTGCGTACGGCATTGAAAAGCGCTTTCCCGCAGGTGCCTCAGATCGAAGGCGATCTGTTCGGCGGCGTGGCCTCTGGTTTGGCCTACACCGTCAACTGA
- the rsmI gene encoding 16S rRNA (cytidine(1402)-2'-O)-methyltransferase — MSASFASALNAARDAAAAQHYPQGALYVVATPIGNLADITLRALHVLQLADTIACEDTRHTQALLRAYGIEKNGGQWLALHQHNEAEASLSVVERLRAGQRVAYASDAGTPGVSDPGARLVAAVHAAGLRAVPLPGASSVTSALSAAGAVAQSAEGFLFAGFLPTKSGERATAVQRLSVETRCVVLLEAPHRIAELALALAVLGDRQVTLARELTKQFEEIATQPARALPAWLAEGTQRCRGEFVVLLHPVQPTQDEGDSLRVLKLLMQELPLKSAVRLAAEITGASRNALYESALAFKQEGTEDA; from the coding sequence TTGAGCGCCTCTTTCGCTTCAGCCCTGAACGCCGCACGCGACGCGGCGGCTGCGCAGCATTATCCGCAAGGGGCTCTGTACGTCGTAGCCACCCCCATCGGCAATCTGGCCGACATCACGCTGCGGGCACTGCACGTGCTGCAATTGGCAGACACCATCGCGTGCGAAGACACCCGGCATACCCAGGCGTTGCTGCGCGCCTATGGCATAGAGAAAAACGGCGGCCAGTGGCTGGCGCTTCACCAGCACAACGAGGCTGAAGCATCGCTTTCAGTGGTGGAACGTTTGCGTGCTGGCCAGCGGGTGGCTTACGCCAGCGATGCCGGTACCCCGGGCGTCAGCGACCCGGGAGCGCGGCTGGTCGCAGCTGTGCACGCGGCCGGGTTGCGCGCTGTACCCTTGCCGGGGGCCAGCAGCGTGACCTCGGCACTCAGTGCAGCGGGCGCGGTCGCTCAGAGCGCCGAAGGGTTTCTTTTTGCTGGTTTTCTTCCCACCAAGAGCGGTGAGCGGGCGACAGCCGTGCAGCGGCTGTCGGTGGAGACACGGTGCGTGGTGTTGCTGGAAGCGCCGCACCGCATCGCCGAACTGGCCCTGGCCCTTGCAGTGCTTGGCGATCGGCAGGTGACGCTCGCACGTGAACTGACCAAACAGTTCGAAGAAATTGCCACTCAGCCAGCGCGTGCGCTGCCGGCTTGGCTGGCCGAAGGGACACAACGCTGCAGGGGCGAGTTCGTAGTGTTATTGCACCCTGTGCAGCCGACGCAAGACGAAGGAGACAGCTTGCGTGTCTTGAAGTTATTGATGCAGGAACTACCCCTCAAATCCGCCGTTCGGCTGGCGGCAGAGATCACAGGGGCATCGCGCAATGCCCTCTATGAATCGGCATTGGCGTTCAAGCAGGAAGGGACAGAGGACGCGTAG
- a CDS encoding SIS domain-containing protein, with protein MLEQRIQQHFIDSADLKYQSAQTLSHPIASAVQAILACVTSGGKVLACGSGPAAAQAQQFAALCIAGFERDRPELAAMALAPDAIWTPAGVDGPDIDALARQVRALGQAGDVLLAISESGNDLPLLAACDASHERDMTVIALSGRSGGRLAGMLRETDVLIAVPHDRAARVREVHALILHCLCDGVDAQLLGEQEIPL; from the coding sequence ATGCTCGAGCAACGCATCCAACAGCATTTCATCGACAGCGCCGACCTCAAATACCAGTCCGCGCAGACCCTGAGCCATCCCATCGCTTCCGCTGTGCAGGCGATCCTCGCCTGCGTCACCAGTGGCGGCAAGGTGCTTGCCTGTGGCAGCGGCCCAGCCGCAGCGCAGGCGCAGCAGTTTGCTGCGCTGTGCATAGCCGGGTTCGAACGGGATCGGCCTGAACTGGCGGCGATGGCATTGGCCCCCGACGCGATCTGGACCCCCGCAGGCGTGGACGGCCCTGATATCGACGCGCTGGCTCGCCAGGTACGCGCGCTGGGGCAGGCCGGCGACGTGTTGCTGGCCATTTCGGAGTCCGGCAACGATCTGCCGCTACTGGCCGCATGCGACGCTTCGCATGAAAGGGACATGACAGTGATCGCTCTGTCGGGGCGCAGCGGCGGTCGGCTGGCTGGCATGCTGCGCGAGACCGATGTCTTGATCGCCGTGCCCCATGATCGGGCTGCGCGCGTGCGGGAGGTGCATGCGCTCATCCTGCACTGCCTGTGCGACGGCGTGGATGCCCAATTACTTGGTGAACAGGAGATACCGCTATGA
- a CDS encoding BON domain-containing protein encodes MTRLTRRLTCTLLAVGALGASLSACAPLVVGGAAVMGSMMASDRRTTGTQVEDEGIELRASNRIRDTFGDRVHVNVTSYNRQVLLTGEVPTAQDKEKLEQATLAVENVRSVVNDLAVMPPSSLTQRSNDTLITGKVRASFVDAKDLFASAYKVVTERETVYLMGRVTQREADRASDIARGVNGVRKVVRVFEIITQQELERGFAQQRPAPVTTDASPNVPVR; translated from the coding sequence ATGACCCGCTTGACCCGCCGCCTGACTTGCACCCTTCTGGCCGTGGGCGCCTTGGGGGCGTCCCTCTCGGCATGCGCACCCCTTGTGGTGGGCGGCGCCGCGGTCATGGGCAGCATGATGGCGTCGGACCGGCGCACGACAGGTACCCAGGTGGAGGACGAAGGCATCGAGCTGCGCGCCTCCAATCGCATTCGCGACACCTTCGGCGACCGCGTCCATGTCAATGTCACCAGCTACAACCGCCAGGTGCTGCTGACCGGCGAGGTGCCGACCGCGCAGGACAAGGAAAAACTCGAGCAGGCCACGCTGGCCGTGGAGAACGTGCGCTCGGTCGTCAACGATCTGGCTGTGATGCCTCCCAGCTCGCTGACCCAACGTTCCAATGACACGCTAATCACCGGCAAGGTGCGCGCGAGTTTCGTCGATGCCAAGGACCTGTTCGCGAGCGCCTACAAGGTGGTCACCGAGCGCGAGACGGTGTACCTCATGGGCCGCGTGACGCAGCGTGAGGCGGACCGGGCCTCCGACATCGCCCGTGGCGTGAACGGCGTGCGCAAGGTCGTGCGTGTGTTCGAGATCATCACGCAGCAGGAACTGGAGCGCGGCTTCGCGCAGCAGCGCCCCGCGCCGGTCACCACGGACGCTTCGCCCAACGTGCCGGTGCGCTGA
- a CDS encoding YraN family protein, with product MGFLGKKPVATTRVVGNAAEDRALAHLQAAGLRLIERNYRTPGRGGGEIDLIVRERDGTVVFVEVRSRASSAFGGAGASIGRVKQQRIVFAARCYLMRMPAPPPCRFDAVLVEGETVQWLRGAFDAH from the coding sequence ATGGGATTCCTTGGGAAAAAACCGGTGGCCACTACGCGCGTGGTCGGCAATGCTGCCGAAGACCGTGCGTTGGCTCACCTCCAGGCCGCTGGACTGCGGCTAATCGAGCGCAATTATCGAACGCCAGGGCGTGGCGGTGGCGAGATCGACCTGATCGTTCGCGAGCGCGATGGCACCGTGGTGTTCGTAGAGGTCCGAAGCCGCGCCAGCAGCGCGTTTGGTGGCGCCGGTGCCAGCATCGGCCGGGTCAAGCAGCAGCGGATCGTATTCGCCGCCCGTTGTTACTTGATGCGCATGCCTGCGCCACCGCCATGTCGCTTCGATGCCGTGCTGGTGGAGGGCGAAACGGTGCAGTGGCTGCGTGGCGCTTTTGATGCGCACTGA